The following coding sequences are from one Streptococcus sp. NPS 308 window:
- a CDS encoding TVP38/TMEM64 family protein: MSQDKQMKAVSPLLQQVINISSIVGGVGTLIFCIWAYQAGVLQSKETLSAFIQQAGVWGPPLFIFLQILQTVVPIIPGALTSVAGVFIYGHIIGTIYNYIGIVIGCAIIFYLVRLYGAAFVQSVVSKRTYDKYIGWLDKGNRFERFFIFMMIWPVSPADFLCMLAALTKMTFKRYMIIIILTKPFTLVVYTYGLTYIIDFFWQMF, encoded by the coding sequence ATGTCACAGGATAAGCAAATGAAAGCTGTTTCTCCCCTTCTACAGCAAGTCATCAATATCTCATCTATCGTCGGGGGTGTCGGCACCTTGATTTTCTGTATTTGGGCCTATCAGGCGGGTGTTTTACAGTCCAAGGAAACCCTATCGGCCTTTATCCAGCAAGCTGGAGTTTGGGGGCCACCACTCTTTATTTTTTTACAGATCCTACAAACCGTTGTTCCGATCATTCCGGGAGCTTTGACCTCAGTGGCTGGGGTCTTTATTTACGGCCACATCATCGGAACCATCTATAACTATATCGGCATCGTAATTGGATGTGCCATTATCTTTTACCTCGTGCGCCTCTACGGAGCTGCCTTTGTCCAGTCCGTCGTCAGCAAGCGCACCTATGACAAATACATCGGCTGGCTAGATAAGGGCAATCGTTTCGAGCGCTTCTTTATCTTTATGATGATCTGGCCTGTCAGTCCAGCTGACTTTCTCTGTATGCTGGCTGCCCTCACCAAGATGACCTTCAAGCGCTACATGATTATCATCATTTTGACCAAGCCCTTTACCCTAGTGGTTTATACCTATGGTTTGACCTATATTATTGATTTCTTCTGGCAGATGTTTTGA
- a CDS encoding sucrose-specific PTS transporter subunit IIBC, with protein MDYSKVAAEVIEAVGKENLVAAAHCATRLRLVLKDETKVNQAALDNNADVKGTFSTNGQYQIIIGPGDVNFVYAEIIKKTGLKEASTDDLKEIANKNKKFNPLMDLIKLLSDIFVPIIPALVAGGLLMALRNFLTSPDLFGPQSIEDMYPAIKGISAMIQLMSAAPFMFLPVLVGISAAKRFGANQFLGAAIGMIMTTPDLGGKEAFWDILGYHVTQTNYAYQVIPVLVAVWLLATLEKFFHKKLPSAVDFTFTPLLSVMITGFLTFTVIGPVMLVVSDAITNAIVWLYNTTGAFGMGLFGGTYSLIVMTGLHQSFPAIETQLLSAYNNNGTGFGDYIFVVASMANVAQGAATLAIYFLTKNAKTKGLSSSAAVSAFLGITEPALFGVNLKYKFPFFCALAGSAVGAFVAGLTHVIAVSLGAAGFIGFLSIKAGSIPMYVIAELISFAAAFTLTYFYGKTKAAGVFADEAAAVATTEVTEVKVEEANAEETVTSKNETIQTPIVGDVVALENVNDPVFSSGAMGQGIAVKPSQGVVYAPADAEISIAFPTGHAFGLKTTDGAEVLIHVGIDTVSMNGEGFEAKVAQGDKVKAGDILGTFDSNKIAAAGLDDTTMVIVTNTADYASVTPVASGSVVKGDAIIEVKA; from the coding sequence ATGGATTATAGTAAAGTTGCTGCCGAGGTCATTGAGGCTGTCGGCAAAGAGAATCTTGTAGCTGCAGCACATTGTGCGACCCGCCTTCGTCTGGTATTAAAAGATGAAACAAAAGTAAACCAAGCAGCTTTAGATAACAATGCTGATGTTAAAGGTACATTTAGCACAAACGGACAATACCAAATTATTATTGGTCCCGGAGACGTTAACTTTGTATATGCAGAAATCATCAAAAAAACAGGTTTGAAAGAAGCTTCCACAGATGATTTAAAAGAGATTGCGAATAAAAACAAAAAATTTAATCCATTGATGGATTTGATTAAGCTTTTGTCAGATATCTTCGTTCCAATTATTCCTGCATTGGTTGCAGGTGGTCTTTTGATGGCATTGCGTAACTTCTTGACATCACCAGACTTATTTGGGCCTCAATCAATTGAAGACATGTACCCTGCTATCAAAGGTATTTCAGCGATGATTCAATTGATGTCTGCAGCTCCATTTATGTTCTTGCCTGTTTTGGTAGGTATTTCAGCAGCTAAACGCTTTGGGGCAAACCAATTTCTTGGTGCAGCTATCGGTATGATTATGACCACTCCAGATTTGGGTGGTAAAGAAGCTTTTTGGGATATTTTAGGTTACCATGTTACACAAACAAACTATGCTTACCAAGTTATCCCAGTTCTTGTGGCTGTCTGGTTATTGGCGACTCTGGAAAAATTCTTCCACAAGAAATTGCCATCTGCAGTTGACTTTACTTTCACACCGCTCTTGTCTGTTATGATTACAGGGTTCCTAACTTTTACAGTTATCGGTCCTGTGATGTTAGTGGTTTCTGATGCGATTACCAATGCTATTGTATGGCTATACAATACTACAGGTGCATTTGGTATGGGACTCTTTGGTGGCACTTACTCACTGATTGTTATGACTGGTCTTCACCAATCATTCCCTGCTATTGAAACTCAGTTATTATCGGCATACAATAATAACGGTACTGGATTTGGTGACTACATCTTTGTTGTTGCTTCAATGGCAAACGTTGCGCAAGGTGCAGCCACTCTTGCTATTTACTTCTTGACTAAAAATGCTAAGACTAAAGGTTTGTCAAGCTCAGCAGCTGTTTCAGCCTTCCTTGGTATCACTGAACCTGCTCTCTTTGGGGTAAACTTGAAATACAAATTCCCATTCTTCTGTGCTCTTGCTGGTTCAGCAGTTGGTGCCTTTGTGGCAGGATTAACTCATGTCATTGCTGTTTCTTTGGGAGCGGCTGGCTTTATCGGATTCCTTTCTATTAAAGCAGGATCAATTCCAATGTATGTGATTGCAGAACTTATTTCCTTTGCTGCAGCCTTTACCTTGACTTATTTCTATGGTAAAACAAAAGCAGCAGGTGTCTTTGCTGATGAAGCTGCAGCAGTAGCAACTACAGAAGTCACTGAAGTTAAAGTTGAAGAGGCAAATGCCGAAGAAACTGTAACTAGCAAAAACGAAACAATCCAAACTCCTATCGTTGGTGACGTGGTTGCTCTTGAGAATGTTAATGACCCAGTCTTTTCAAGTGGGGCAATGGGACAAGGAATCGCTGTAAAACCTAGCCAAGGTGTGGTATATGCACCAGCTGATGCTGAAATTTCAATTGCCTTTCCAACAGGACACGCTTTTGGTTTGAAAACAACTGATGGTGCTGAAGTTTTGATCCACGTTGGTATTGACACTGTATCTATGAATGGTGAAGGTTTTGAAGCAAAGGTTGCTCAAGGCGACAAGGTCAAAGCAGGTGACATTCTCGGAACCTTTGACTCAAACAAAATCGCTGCTGCAGGTCTTGACGACACAACAATGGTTATCGTAACCAACACAGCAGACTACGCTTCTGTGACACCAGTCGCAAGTGGTTCAGTTGTCAAGGGCGACGCGATCATCGAAGTGAAAGCCTAA
- the scrK gene encoding fructokinase ScrK: MTKLYGSLEAGGTKFVCAVGDENFNVVEKTQFPTTTPIETIDKTIEFFSKFDNLAGLAVGSFGPIDIDKNSKTYGFITTTPKPNWANVDLLGALRRALNVPMYFTTDVNSSAYGEVVARNNAGGRIENLVYYTIGTGIGAGVIQRGEFIGGAGHPEMGHYYVAKHPMDVEKEFNGVCPFHKGCLEGFAAGPSLEARTGIRGENIELNSSVWDVQAYYIAQAAVNATVTFRPDVIVFGGGVMAQQHMLDRVREKFTALLNGYLPVPDVRDYIVTPAVAGNGSATLGNFVLAKSVAK, encoded by the coding sequence ATGACAAAATTATATGGAAGCTTGGAAGCGGGCGGTACAAAGTTTGTCTGTGCTGTCGGTGATGAAAACTTTAATGTTGTGGAAAAAACACAATTTCCAACAACAACTCCTATCGAGACTATCGATAAAACCATCGAGTTCTTCTCAAAATTCGATAATCTTGCTGGTCTTGCTGTCGGTTCATTTGGTCCCATCGATATCGACAAAAACTCCAAAACCTATGGCTTTATCACAACGACTCCAAAACCAAACTGGGCAAATGTGGACTTGCTTGGGGCTCTCCGTCGCGCCCTCAATGTACCCATGTATTTCACGACAGACGTAAACAGCTCTGCCTATGGTGAAGTAGTTGCCCGTAACAATGCTGGCGGCCGTATCGAAAACTTGGTTTACTACACAATCGGTACAGGGATCGGTGCAGGTGTCATCCAACGTGGCGAGTTTATCGGTGGTGCAGGTCACCCTGAGATGGGGCACTACTATGTAGCCAAACACCCAATGGATGTGGAGAAAGAATTCAACGGTGTTTGTCCTTTCCACAAGGGCTGTTTGGAAGGCTTTGCGGCTGGACCAAGCCTTGAAGCTCGTACAGGTATTCGTGGTGAAAACATCGAACTTAATAGCTCTGTTTGGGATGTTCAAGCCTACTATATCGCTCAAGCTGCGGTCAACGCAACAGTGACTTTCCGTCCAGATGTGATCGTCTTTGGTGGTGGCGTCATGGCACAGCAACACATGCTGGACCGTGTACGTGAGAAATTTACAGCTCTCCTCAACGGCTACCTACCAGTACCAGACGTACGTGACTATATTGTGACGCCAGCAGTTGCAGGCAATGGTTCTGCCACACTTGGAAACTTTGTCCTTGCTAAGAGTGTCGCAAAATAA
- a CDS encoding DEAD/DEAH box helicase family protein: MLGLNFKGSWRQYQKQVLDRFQDYQADGHVHLVAAPGSGKTTIGIELIARFDNPALILVPTVTIREQWVDRIQATFLEDGQRLSDLVSQNLKEMKALTIVTYQAFHSAMNQLQSQEDGEAEDFVGFDLFASLRAQKVATLCLDECHHLRNEWWKSLEAFRKQYGPLKLISLTATPPYDSEPELWERYIRMCGEIDQEIMVPELVKEDTLCPHQDFVYMCSPTAEEAERLKQFEETKWDYIHHLIVDPDFQTFVAGSKVLKGDISSDLLLEDPKYLSAMLIYMHSQGLTIPPSLQNLLGTQRLPTLTSYWLETLLQSILYQTPDWYEDPDGYRKKLEADLKARGLVEKRQVYLVKSKASDQLLTQSLGKLSAIADIFLTEYESLGQELRQLVLADYIRKDFATYLGDNQATISQLGVLPYFESIRRKAQEQEIPVSLAVLSGSVVILPTDVAAELKEFLPQVPLSFSSIGHLDPKDYVQVGFPSSAKGIVAAVTELFQRGRIQVLVGTKSLLGEGWDAPCVNSLILGSFVGSFMLSNQMRGRAIRIWPGHPEKTSNIWHLVAVQAQALITFPGEEPRPESNQDLQTLSRRMEHFLGLAYNQESIETGLDRLDFPKPPFKKKQISEYNERVKSLSKDRAGLRKKWKDALVVADQLEIVTEVATQKQKIPVMLLLDALKWVRMSLLLLAVDLLVLLFRLRLIGVWWLTAACLLFLIFASWRYLRYKSPYKRLQSLGEQIRKALLDSGHLTDDQSRVHVEEDKENYMVFAYLKGGSMRDKELFAQTVGEFFAPVDNQRYLLKAEKAQQGQSPYYVVPSLFDKRKEEAQKFLDFLTPTIGRYHLVYTRTEAGRQILFEARIKALSNKNDRTLTKKKVKSRFE; this comes from the coding sequence ATGTTAGGTTTAAACTTTAAAGGAAGCTGGCGCCAATATCAAAAACAGGTCTTGGATCGTTTTCAGGACTATCAAGCAGACGGTCATGTTCATCTAGTGGCTGCTCCAGGGTCTGGAAAGACAACCATAGGTATCGAGTTAATCGCTCGTTTTGACAACCCAGCCCTCATCTTAGTTCCGACTGTCACCATTCGTGAACAATGGGTAGATAGGATTCAAGCTACTTTTCTAGAGGATGGTCAGAGGCTTTCAGACCTCGTTTCCCAAAACTTAAAGGAGATGAAGGCATTAACGATTGTGACCTATCAGGCTTTTCATAGTGCCATGAACCAACTTCAATCACAAGAAGATGGAGAAGCAGAGGATTTTGTGGGGTTTGATTTGTTTGCAAGCCTAAGAGCTCAGAAAGTTGCGACTCTTTGTTTGGACGAATGCCACCACCTGCGCAATGAATGGTGGAAAAGTCTGGAAGCCTTTCGCAAGCAGTATGGACCGCTGAAACTCATCTCCCTGACAGCGACACCACCTTATGACAGTGAGCCTGAACTTTGGGAACGCTATATCCGTATGTGTGGGGAGATCGATCAGGAAATCATGGTACCTGAACTAGTCAAGGAAGACACTCTTTGCCCTCATCAGGATTTTGTCTATATGTGTTCACCAACAGCTGAAGAGGCGGAACGTCTCAAACAGTTTGAGGAGACTAAGTGGGACTATATTCATCACCTTATAGTCGATCCTGATTTTCAAACATTTGTAGCAGGGTCTAAGGTCCTCAAAGGGGATATTTCATCTGATTTGCTTTTAGAAGATCCCAAGTACTTGTCTGCTATGTTGATTTATATGCATTCTCAGGGGTTAACGATTCCTCCCTCTTTGCAAAATTTACTGGGAACCCAGAGGCTTCCAACATTGACCTCCTACTGGTTGGAGACGCTGTTGCAGAGCATACTCTATCAGACACCAGATTGGTATGAGGATCCAGATGGATATAGGAAAAAGTTAGAGGCTGACTTGAAGGCGCGTGGGTTGGTGGAAAAACGTCAGGTTTATCTGGTTAAGTCTAAGGCTTCTGACCAGCTTTTAACCCAATCTCTAGGGAAGTTGTCTGCCATTGCCGATATCTTTTTGACGGAGTATGAGAGTCTAGGTCAGGAACTGAGACAGTTAGTACTAGCTGACTATATTCGCAAGGATTTTGCCACCTATCTGGGAGATAATCAGGCAACCATTTCTCAGTTGGGGGTTCTCCCTTATTTTGAAAGCATTCGTCGAAAAGCTCAGGAGCAAGAAATACCTGTGTCATTGGCTGTCTTGTCAGGTAGTGTCGTTATTTTGCCTACCGATGTGGCAGCAGAGTTGAAGGAATTCTTGCCTCAGGTTCCTCTTAGTTTCTCATCTATTGGTCACTTGGATCCAAAAGATTATGTGCAGGTTGGTTTTCCGAGCTCAGCTAAGGGAATCGTGGCGGCAGTGACGGAGCTTTTTCAACGAGGGCGGATTCAAGTCCTAGTCGGAACCAAATCTCTCCTCGGAGAGGGTTGGGATGCTCCTTGTGTTAATTCCCTAATCCTCGGAAGCTTTGTGGGGAGCTTTATGTTGAGTAACCAGATGCGCGGGCGTGCCATTCGTATCTGGCCGGGACATCCAGAAAAGACCAGCAACATCTGGCATCTGGTAGCCGTTCAAGCGCAAGCACTTATCACTTTTCCTGGTGAGGAGCCTAGACCAGAGAGCAATCAAGATCTGCAGACCTTGTCGCGACGGATGGAGCATTTTCTTGGATTGGCTTATAATCAGGAGAGTATTGAGACCGGTTTGGATCGTTTGGATTTTCCAAAGCCCCCTTTTAAGAAAAAGCAAATTAGTGAGTATAATGAGCGAGTTAAGAGCCTCTCCAAGGATCGAGCAGGCTTGAGAAAAAAATGGAAAGATGCTCTTGTCGTAGCGGATCAGCTCGAGATAGTTACAGAAGTCGCGACTCAAAAACAGAAGATCCCAGTCATGCTCTTGCTTGATGCATTAAAATGGGTTCGCATGTCATTGCTCTTGTTGGCAGTGGATTTGTTAGTCTTGCTATTTAGACTGAGACTGATTGGTGTTTGGTGGCTTACAGCAGCCTGTCTCCTCTTTTTGATCTTTGCATCTTGGCGCTACCTCCGTTATAAAAGTCCCTATAAACGTTTGCAATCTCTGGGTGAGCAGATACGAAAGGCTCTGCTAGATTCGGGGCATCTAACGGACGATCAATCCCGTGTTCATGTAGAGGAGGACAAGGAAAATTATATGGTTTTCGCCTATCTCAAGGGAGGAAGCATGAGGGACAAGGAGCTGTTTGCGCAGACTGTGGGAGAGTTCTTTGCTCCAGTGGATAACCAGCGCTATCTCTTGAAGGCAGAGAAAGCCCAACAAGGTCAGTCACCTTACTATGTCGTGCCAAGTCTTTTTGACAAGCGCAAGGAAGAAGCACAGAAATTCCTCGACTTTCTGACACCAACTATCGGACGTTATCACCTCGTCTACACACGAACAGAGGCCGGACGGCAAATCCTTTTCGAAGCTCGTATCAAAGCTCTCTCCAATAAAAATGACCGTACCTTGACTAAGAAGAAGGTTAAAAGTCGATTCGAGTAG
- a CDS encoding LacI family DNA-binding transcriptional regulator: protein MVAKLTDVAKLAGVSPTTVSRVINKKGYLSEKTILKVNEAMRELGYKPNNLARSLQGKSAKLIGLIFPNISNIFYAELIDKLEHQLFKNGYKTIICNSEHDSEKEREYIEMLEANQVDGIISGSHNLGIEDYNRVTAPIISFDRNLSPDIPVVSSDNYGGGVLAAQTLVKTGAQSIIMITGNDNSNSPTGLRHAGFASVLPKAPIINVSSDFSPVRKEMEIKNILTHQKPDAIFASDDLTAILIIKIAQELGISVPEELKVIGYDGTYFIENYYPQLATIKQPLEEIAHLTVDLLLQKIEGKEVATTGYFLPVTLLPGKSI, encoded by the coding sequence ATGGTCGCAAAACTAACTGATGTCGCCAAACTTGCTGGCGTCAGTCCCACTACCGTCTCACGGGTTATCAATAAAAAAGGCTATCTGTCTGAAAAAACCATTCTCAAGGTCAATGAAGCCATGAGAGAATTGGGCTATAAGCCCAACAATTTAGCTCGTAGCCTCCAAGGAAAATCAGCTAAGTTAATCGGCTTGATTTTTCCTAACATTTCCAACATTTTCTACGCAGAATTGATTGATAAGTTGGAACACCAGCTCTTCAAGAATGGATACAAGACCATCATCTGTAACAGCGAGCACGACTCTGAGAAGGAACGAGAGTACATCGAAATGCTAGAGGCCAATCAGGTCGATGGTATCATTTCTGGAAGTCACAACTTGGGAATCGAAGACTACAATCGTGTGACAGCCCCAATCATTTCCTTTGACCGAAACTTGTCTCCAGACATTCCTGTTGTCTCCTCTGACAACTACGGTGGCGGGGTTCTCGCTGCCCAAACCTTGGTCAAGACAGGTGCCCAGTCTATCATCATGATTACAGGGAATGACAATTCCAACTCGCCTACTGGACTGCGTCATGCTGGCTTTGCTTCTGTTCTCCCAAAAGCTCCTATTATCAATGTTTCGAGTGACTTTTCTCCCGTTAGAAAGGAAATGGAAATCAAGAATATCTTGACTCATCAGAAACCAGATGCTATCTTTGCTTCAGATGATCTGACAGCAATTTTGATTATCAAAATTGCTCAGGAACTGGGAATCTCTGTTCCTGAAGAGCTCAAAGTCATCGGCTATGACGGGACTTACTTTATTGAGAACTACTACCCTCAACTCGCGACCATCAAGCAACCCTTGGAAGAGATTGCCCACCTCACTGTTGATCTTCTCTTGCAGAAGATCGAAGGCAAGGAAGTCGCGACAACTGGTTACTTCTTACCAGTCACATTATTACCAGGAAAAAGTATTTAA
- a CDS encoding SIR2 family protein — translation MENIIFNVEQFKKNILTKKLNILIGSGVSYPAIPLMSHFAKDKNGISISKDIANKNLEKHILEVSSFLPFNHNDRIKYFVGNMDKQTLYSAQYFTKLKNFAALEIGIEFVLERYVRFLEKVITLLYISNSRTVSKSVNIFTTNYDLFIERSLDLLMKNNNFIFNDGSNGYFYKVLDSSNYNKSVAYRGLNENYLNELPSISLIKPHGSMNWEKGENNQILIRPCTVNYPVVVRPTGLEGQETYLNNHFHDMLRVFQLELDKPQSVLIVIGFSFQDDHIAKMIRRALKNPELMIYIFCYADRDFDVIKKNLSLDNIPRNLQIVLPSGLEVENKNTLSTSGNFDISSLTKLFIIEDEEV, via the coding sequence ATGGAAAATATAATTTTTAATGTGGAACAATTCAAAAAGAATATACTTACTAAGAAACTGAATATTTTAATTGGCTCGGGTGTATCTTATCCAGCAATACCTTTAATGAGTCACTTTGCTAAGGATAAAAATGGCATAAGTATCTCTAAAGATATAGCGAATAAAAATTTAGAAAAACATATATTGGAAGTTAGTTCTTTTTTACCTTTTAATCATAATGATAGAATCAAGTACTTTGTTGGAAACATGGATAAACAGACTTTGTATTCTGCGCAATATTTTACTAAACTAAAGAATTTTGCTGCTTTAGAGATTGGTATTGAATTTGTATTAGAACGATATGTAAGGTTCTTAGAAAAAGTAATTACATTGCTTTACATTTCAAATTCTAGAACGGTTTCAAAGAGTGTTAATATTTTTACCACAAATTATGATTTATTTATTGAGAGATCCTTGGATTTATTAATGAAAAACAATAACTTCATATTCAATGATGGGTCTAATGGTTATTTCTATAAAGTGTTAGATAGTTCTAATTATAACAAAAGTGTAGCATATAGAGGGTTAAATGAAAATTATTTAAATGAACTTCCTTCAATTTCTTTAATTAAACCTCATGGGTCTATGAATTGGGAAAAAGGTGAAAATAATCAGATTTTAATAAGACCGTGTACGGTCAATTACCCAGTTGTTGTTAGACCCACTGGACTTGAAGGACAGGAAACATATCTTAACAATCATTTTCATGATATGTTGAGAGTATTCCAACTAGAGCTAGATAAACCTCAATCAGTATTAATTGTTATAGGATTCTCTTTTCAAGATGATCATATTGCCAAGATGATAAGGAGAGCCTTAAAGAATCCAGAGTTAATGATTTATATATTTTGTTATGCTGATAGGGATTTTGATGTTATTAAGAAGAATTTATCTCTTGATAATATTCCTAGGAATCTTCAGATAGTGTTACCATCTGGTTTGGAAGTCGAAAATAAGAACACTTTGAGTACAAGTGGGAATTTTGATATAAGTAGTCTTACAAAGTTATTTATCATTGAGGATGAAGAAGTATAA
- a CDS encoding sucrose-6-phosphate hydrolase, translating into MEWTTERRYRRYEDWTDDEVKEIKEKMAQSPWHTHYHVEPKTGLLNDPNGFSYFDGKWILFYQNFPFGAAHGLKSWVQLESDDLVHFSETNVKVLPDTKLDSHGAYSGSAMQFGDNLFLFYTGNVRDENWIRHPYQIGALLDKGGNISKIDKVLIDQPADSTDHFRDPQIFNFKGQYYAIVGGQDLEKKGFVRLYKAVDNDYTNWQAVGDLDFANDRTAYMMECPNLVFVGEQPVLLYCPQGLDKKVLDYDNIFPNMYKIGVSFDPENAKMVDVSPLHNLDYGFEAYATQAFNAPDGRALSVSWLGLPDVSYPSDRFDYQGTFSLVKELTIKDGKLYQYPVATIKELRASEEPFSNRAQTNNTYELELNLEANSQSEIVLLADKEGKGLSINFDLVNGQVTVDRSQAGEQYAQEFGSTRSCPIDNQTTTANIFIDNSVFEIFINKGEKVFSGRVFPHVDQNGILIKSGKPTGTYYELDYGRKTN; encoded by the coding sequence ATGGAATGGACAACAGAGCGTCGCTACAGACGCTACGAGGATTGGACAGATGATGAAGTCAAGGAAATCAAGGAAAAGATGGCACAATCTCCATGGCACACTCATTACCATGTTGAGCCAAAAACAGGACTTCTCAACGACCCAAATGGCTTTTCTTATTTTGATGGCAAATGGATTCTCTTTTACCAGAACTTTCCTTTTGGAGCAGCTCATGGCTTGAAGTCTTGGGTGCAGCTTGAAAGTGATGATTTGGTGCACTTTTCAGAAACTAATGTCAAAGTCTTGCCTGATACAAAACTCGATAGTCACGGTGCCTACTCTGGCTCTGCCATGCAGTTTGGCGATAACTTGTTCCTATTCTATACTGGAAATGTCCGTGATGAAAACTGGATCCGTCACCCTTACCAAATTGGCGCTCTTTTGGACAAAGGTGGCAATATTTCTAAGATTGACAAGGTCTTGATTGACCAACCAGCAGACTCTACTGACCACTTCCGTGACCCACAAATTTTCAACTTTAAGGGTCAATATTATGCTATCGTCGGCGGACAGGACTTAGAGAAAAAAGGCTTCGTCCGTCTCTACAAGGCTGTAGACAATGATTATACAAACTGGCAAGCAGTTGGCGACCTTGACTTTGCTAACGATCGCACTGCCTACATGATGGAATGCCCAAATCTGGTCTTTGTAGGGGAGCAACCTGTCCTTCTCTACTGTCCACAAGGATTGGATAAAAAAGTTCTAGACTACGATAATATCTTTCCAAATATGTACAAAATCGGGGTTTCCTTTGATCCTGAAAATGCTAAAATGGTAGATGTGTCACCCCTTCACAACCTAGACTATGGTTTCGAAGCCTATGCGACTCAAGCCTTTAACGCTCCAGACGGACGTGCATTGTCTGTCAGCTGGCTTGGTTTACCAGATGTTTCCTACCCATCTGACCGTTTTGACTACCAAGGAACCTTCTCTTTGGTCAAAGAACTCACTATAAAAGATGGGAAACTCTACCAATACCCTGTCGCAACTATCAAAGAACTTCGTGCCTCTGAGGAACCCTTTTCAAATCGTGCTCAAACCAATAACACCTATGAACTGGAGCTCAACTTGGAGGCCAATAGCCAGAGCGAGATTGTCTTACTTGCTGATAAAGAAGGCAAGGGACTTTCAATCAACTTTGACCTTGTAAATGGTCAAGTTACAGTAGACCGTAGCCAGGCTGGAGAACAGTATGCCCAAGAATTTGGAAGCACTCGTTCATGCCCAATCGACAATCAAACTACTACTGCTAACATCTTCATCGACAATTCTGTCTTTGAAATTTTCATCAATAAAGGAGAAAAAGTATTTTCTGGTCGCGTCTTTCCGCATGTGGATCAAAACGGTATCCTGATCAAGTCTGGAAAGCCAACCGGAACCTACTATGAATTAGATTATGGTCGCAAAACTAACTGA